A region from the Lysobacter sp. BMK333-48F3 genome encodes:
- a CDS encoding DUF4288 domain-containing protein, with product MNAEIPQRNRSPHGWWVATYLERAAWDDEPAPVDDTRCLVWENTLLIRAGDREDAYAKALAYGRGKGNEFADAEDGRRGRWVFEGLSRLLPVYDELRDGAELMWTEHRGQPYAALRARLRRKHELEAFDDLDDGEPPLAS from the coding sequence ATGAACGCCGAGATTCCGCAACGCAACCGTTCGCCGCACGGCTGGTGGGTCGCCACCTACCTCGAACGCGCGGCCTGGGACGACGAACCGGCGCCGGTCGACGACACCCGTTGCCTGGTCTGGGAGAACACCTTGCTGATCCGCGCCGGCGACCGCGAGGACGCCTACGCCAAGGCCCTGGCCTACGGCCGCGGCAAGGGCAACGAGTTCGCCGACGCCGAAGACGGCCGCCGCGGCCGCTGGGTGTTCGAGGGCCTGTCGCGCCTGTTGCCGGTGTACGACGAACTGCGCGACGGCGCCGAACTGATGTGGACCGAACACCGCGGTCAGCCCTATGCGGCGCTGCGCGCCAGGCTGCGCCGCAAGCACGAGCTGGAAGCCTTCGACGACCTGGACGACGGCGAACCGCCGCTGGCCTCGTAA
- a CDS encoding DUF5916 domain-containing protein, protein MRIPLLPCLLATAAAFAAPAACAVEVDGRIDPEEWRGAQRIDDFRLTQPLSRQPASQATEAWLLATPEGLAIGFRNHQPAGVPRLRQRTQRDGNGTVDRVNLYVDFDGDGRAGYNFTVSLANSIVDATITSENQFNDDWDGDWRHATSEDADGWSAEMLIPWHIAPMREAGDGTRNLGIQLDRVIASTGERASWPAVHYNEARFLSTFNRVEVPAYKQSLLAITPYVVGVGDFVGRDSDFDAGADLFWKPSGKFQLSATLNPDFGQVESDELTVNFSATETFFSDKRPFFTENQSFFDVQFGSYNSNSRLIYTRRVGARADDGNGSGDVTAAIKLNGSAGGFNYGLFAASEGDEVGRDFYALRATRDFERFGFGAMATRVVRPFQDRSANVYEFDQRWSPNSRWAIRSAVVASDVEHNGRNARDSGGQIRIDYDMGGGWRQQLYGLHLGKRLQLNDFGYLERNNFNYLRYDLGRRVTDLPATSSYASHDWHYAASRRYSDDGVHIADAVAVNRRSELRDGGNEFVELGLWSSGYDDLITRGNGVLRLPERLYFSYERLRPRRGDSPWSLSAELNYSAESLGGIDEGQTRIYLEPNYQVSDRLLLFAGMEYSHNPDWLLWRGGNRLGAFRSDALNLNAGLQWFIDDKQELRVRLEAIGMDARLKQAYRVDPRGRPLAVDEEIPDFSLSNLGFQIRYRYELAPLSYLYLAYVRGGELFEEGPRSTRVGREFSDAFELRDDEQFLVKLSYRFEI, encoded by the coding sequence ATGCGTATTCCTCTGTTGCCCTGCCTGCTTGCGACCGCTGCGGCGTTCGCTGCGCCCGCCGCCTGCGCCGTCGAAGTCGACGGCCGCATCGATCCGGAGGAATGGCGCGGCGCCCAGCGCATCGACGACTTCCGCCTGACCCAGCCGTTGTCGCGCCAGCCGGCCTCGCAGGCCACCGAAGCCTGGCTGCTGGCCACCCCCGAAGGCCTGGCGATCGGTTTTCGCAACCACCAGCCGGCCGGCGTGCCGCGCCTGCGCCAGCGCACCCAGCGCGACGGCAACGGCACCGTCGACCGGGTCAACCTGTACGTGGACTTCGACGGCGACGGCCGCGCCGGCTACAACTTCACCGTGAGCCTGGCCAACAGCATCGTCGACGCCACCATCACCAGCGAAAACCAGTTCAACGACGACTGGGACGGCGACTGGCGCCACGCCACCAGCGAGGACGCCGACGGCTGGTCGGCGGAGATGCTGATTCCCTGGCATATCGCGCCGATGCGCGAGGCCGGCGACGGCACCCGCAACCTCGGCATCCAGCTCGACCGGGTCATCGCCTCGACCGGCGAGCGCGCTTCCTGGCCGGCGGTGCACTACAACGAGGCGCGCTTCCTGTCCACGTTCAACCGGGTCGAGGTGCCGGCGTACAAGCAATCGCTGCTGGCGATCACGCCCTACGTGGTCGGGGTCGGCGATTTCGTCGGCCGCGACAGCGATTTCGACGCCGGCGCCGACCTGTTCTGGAAGCCGAGCGGCAAGTTCCAGCTCAGCGCCACCCTGAACCCGGATTTCGGCCAGGTCGAAAGCGACGAGCTGACGGTCAACTTCAGCGCCACCGAGACCTTCTTCAGCGACAAGCGGCCGTTCTTCACCGAGAACCAGAGCTTCTTCGACGTCCAATTCGGCTCCTACAACTCCAATAGCCGGCTGATCTACACCCGCCGGGTCGGCGCGCGCGCCGACGACGGCAACGGCTCGGGCGACGTGACCGCGGCGATCAAGCTCAACGGCAGCGCCGGCGGCTTCAACTACGGCCTGTTCGCGGCCAGCGAGGGCGACGAGGTCGGGCGCGACTTCTACGCCCTGCGCGCGACCCGCGACTTCGAGCGCTTCGGCTTCGGCGCGATGGCGACCCGGGTGGTGCGGCCGTTCCAGGACCGCAGCGCCAACGTCTACGAGTTCGACCAGCGCTGGAGCCCGAATTCGCGATGGGCGATCCGCAGCGCGGTGGTCGCTTCCGACGTCGAGCACAACGGCCGCAACGCGCGCGACAGCGGCGGCCAGATCCGCATCGACTACGACATGGGCGGCGGCTGGCGCCAGCAGCTGTACGGCCTGCACCTGGGCAAGCGCCTGCAGCTCAACGACTTCGGCTATCTGGAGCGCAACAACTTCAACTACCTGCGCTACGACCTCGGCCGGCGGGTGACCGACTTGCCGGCGACTTCGTCCTATGCCTCGCACGACTGGCACTACGCCGCCTCGCGCCGCTACAGCGACGACGGCGTGCACATCGCCGACGCGGTCGCGGTCAACCGCCGCAGCGAACTGCGCGATGGCGGCAACGAGTTCGTCGAGCTGGGGCTGTGGAGCTCCGGTTACGACGATCTGATCACCCGCGGCAACGGCGTGCTGCGCCTGCCCGAGCGGTTGTACTTCAGCTACGAGCGCCTGCGTCCGCGCCGCGGCGACAGCCCCTGGTCGCTGAGCGCCGAGCTGAACTACAGCGCCGAGAGCCTGGGCGGCATCGACGAGGGCCAGACCCGGATCTACCTGGAACCGAACTACCAGGTCAGCGACCGGCTGCTGCTGTTCGCCGGCATGGAGTACAGCCACAACCCCGACTGGCTGCTGTGGCGCGGCGGCAACCGGCTCGGCGCGTTCCGCTCCGATGCGCTCAATCTCAATGCCGGCCTGCAGTGGTTCATCGACGACAAGCAGGAGCTGCGCGTGCGCCTGGAAGCGATCGGCATGGACGCCAGGCTCAAGCAAGCCTACCGGGTCGATCCGCGCGGGCGGCCGCTGGCGGTAGACGAGGAGATTCCGGATTTCAGCCTGAGCAATCTGGGCTTCCAGATCCGCTATCGCTACGAGCTGGCGCCGCTGTCCTACCTGTACCTGGCTTACGTGCGCGGCGGCGAGCTGTTCGAGGAAGGCCCGCGTTCGACCCGGGTCGGACGCGAGTTCTCCGATGCGTTCGAGCTGCGCGACGACGAACAGTTCCTGGTCAAACTGTCGTACCGGTTCGAGATCTGA
- a CDS encoding patatin-like phospholipase family protein: MPSKRSTGRPVSRATRASAGEPPQRDPAAPAARPRREPKPSLPENIALVLQGGGALGAYQAGVYQGLHEAGIAPNWIAGISIGAFNTAIIAGNPPEKRLQALREFWDTISQPNLFPATTLGQEARFADLDADTRAWLDTWEAWRALVEGQRGFYRPRAWLGEDPTGLFGAASGAGQPSWYDTSPMIATLERLVDFDRLNHDGIRVSVGAVNVRTGNLEYFDSSRTRIDARHILASGALPPAFPAVEIDGEFYWDGGLVSNTPLSHVLASSPRRHTLVFQVDLWNARGELPQNLLDVAERQKEIQYSSRTRLITDTQRVFQHYRRLLRELLEEIPEDVRASNPWAQHAAELACDRRYSVIHLIYRDRARIGHFKDYQFGRVAMREHWLSGQGDIARALAHPDWMELPAGEAAFVTHDATAP, encoded by the coding sequence ATGCCCAGCAAGCGCTCCACCGGCCGCCCCGTCTCCCGCGCTACGCGCGCCTCTGCGGGCGAGCCGCCCCAGCGCGACCCCGCGGCGCCGGCCGCGCGCCCACGGCGCGAACCCAAGCCCTCGCTGCCGGAAAACATCGCCCTGGTGCTGCAGGGCGGCGGCGCCCTCGGCGCTTACCAGGCCGGGGTCTACCAGGGCCTGCACGAGGCCGGCATCGCCCCGAACTGGATCGCCGGCATCTCCATCGGCGCCTTCAACACCGCGATCATCGCCGGCAATCCGCCCGAGAAGCGCCTGCAGGCCCTGCGCGAGTTCTGGGACACGATCTCGCAGCCCAACCTGTTCCCGGCCACCACCCTGGGCCAGGAGGCGCGCTTCGCCGACCTCGACGCCGATACCCGCGCCTGGCTCGACACCTGGGAAGCCTGGCGCGCCCTGGTCGAGGGACAGCGCGGTTTCTATCGGCCGCGCGCCTGGCTCGGCGAAGACCCGACCGGCCTGTTCGGCGCCGCCTCCGGGGCCGGCCAGCCGAGCTGGTACGACACCTCGCCGATGATCGCCACCCTCGAGCGGCTGGTCGATTTCGACCGCCTCAACCACGACGGCATCCGGGTCTCGGTCGGCGCGGTCAACGTGCGCACCGGCAACCTGGAGTACTTCGACAGCAGCCGGACCCGCATCGACGCCCGCCACATCCTCGCCTCCGGCGCGCTGCCGCCGGCGTTTCCGGCGGTCGAGATCGACGGCGAGTTCTACTGGGACGGCGGCCTGGTCTCGAACACGCCGCTGTCGCACGTGCTGGCCTCGTCGCCGCGGCGCCACACCCTGGTGTTCCAGGTCGACCTGTGGAACGCGCGCGGCGAGCTGCCGCAGAACCTGCTCGACGTGGCCGAGCGGCAGAAGGAAATCCAGTACTCCAGCCGCACCCGCCTGATCACCGACACCCAGCGCGTGTTCCAGCATTACCGCCGGCTGCTGCGCGAGCTGCTGGAGGAGATCCCCGAGGACGTGCGCGCGAGCAATCCCTGGGCGCAGCACGCCGCCGAACTGGCCTGCGACCGCCGCTACAGCGTGATCCACCTGATCTACCGCGACCGCGCCCGGATCGGCCACTTCAAGGACTACCAGTTTGGCCGGGTGGCGATGCGCGAGCACTGGCTGTCGGGGCAGGGCGACATCGCCCGCGCCCTGGCCCATCCGGACTGGATGGAACTGCCGGCGGGCGAGGCGGCCTTCGTCACCCACGACGCCACCGCACCCTGA
- a CDS encoding 3-hydroxybutyrate dehydrogenase: protein MSSIQGKVAVVTGAASGIGKEIAFELARGGAAVAIADLNQAGAQATADEIVAQGGRAIGVAMNVTDEAAVNAGIARVAAELGGIDILVSNAGIQIVNPIENYAFGDWKKMLAIHLDGAFLTTKAALPHMYKDNGSGQSRGGTVIYMGSVHSHEASPLKSAYVTAKHGLLGLSRVLAKEGAKHGVRSHVVCPGFVRTPLVDKQIPEQAKELGISEDEVIKKVMLGNTVDGVFTTVEDVAKTVRFLAEFPSAALTGQSIVVSHGWYMQ, encoded by the coding sequence ATGAGCTCGATCCAAGGCAAAGTCGCCGTCGTCACCGGAGCCGCCAGCGGCATCGGCAAGGAAATCGCCTTCGAACTGGCGCGCGGCGGCGCAGCGGTCGCGATCGCCGACCTCAATCAGGCCGGCGCCCAGGCGACCGCCGACGAGATCGTCGCCCAGGGCGGGCGGGCGATCGGCGTGGCCATGAACGTCACCGACGAGGCCGCGGTCAACGCCGGCATCGCGCGCGTGGCCGCCGAACTCGGCGGCATCGACATCCTGGTCTCCAACGCCGGCATCCAGATCGTCAACCCGATCGAGAACTACGCCTTCGGCGACTGGAAGAAGATGCTGGCGATCCACCTCGACGGCGCCTTCCTGACCACCAAGGCGGCGCTGCCGCACATGTACAAAGACAACGGTTCGGGCCAGAGCCGCGGCGGCACCGTGATCTACATGGGCTCGGTGCACTCGCACGAGGCCTCGCCGCTGAAGTCGGCCTACGTCACCGCCAAGCACGGCCTGCTCGGCCTGTCGCGGGTGCTGGCCAAGGAAGGCGCCAAGCACGGCGTGCGCAGCCACGTGGTCTGCCCGGGCTTCGTGCGCACGCCGCTGGTCGACAAGCAGATCCCCGAACAGGCCAAGGAGCTGGGGATCAGCGAGGACGAGGTGATCAAGAAGGTCATGCTCGGCAACACCGTCGACGGCGTATTCACCACCGTCGAGGACGTGGCCAAGACGGTGCGCTTCCTGGCCGAATTCCCCAGCGCGGCGCTGACCGGGCAGAGCATCGTGGTCAGCCACGGCTGGTACATGCAGTAA
- a CDS encoding SUF system Fe-S cluster assembly regulator codes for MLRVTKLTDYATVVLTVLAAQSQTGPERVLSAAELAERSGLEAPTVSKLLKPLAQAGLVEGFRGANGGYRLARAADEIGLIEIVEAMEGPLGMTECSVHEGNCGLERQCGVRANWRRINDVVVEALRNVTLAQMLAPDASFSSATPGRRIDLRLASA; via the coding sequence ATGCTCCGCGTCACCAAGCTCACCGATTACGCCACGGTCGTCCTGACCGTGCTCGCGGCCCAGTCCCAGACCGGGCCGGAGCGCGTGCTGAGCGCGGCCGAGCTGGCCGAGCGCTCGGGGCTGGAGGCGCCGACGGTCAGCAAGCTGCTCAAGCCGCTGGCCCAGGCCGGCCTGGTCGAGGGCTTCCGCGGCGCCAACGGCGGGTATCGCCTGGCCCGCGCGGCCGACGAGATCGGCCTGATCGAAATAGTCGAAGCCATGGAAGGACCGCTCGGCATGACCGAGTGCAGCGTGCACGAAGGCAACTGCGGCCTGGAGCGGCAGTGCGGCGTGCGCGCCAACTGGCGGCGCATCAACGACGTGGTCGTCGAGGCGCTGCGCAACGTGACCCTGGCCCAGATGCTGGCCCCGGACGCTTCGTTTTCATCCGCAACCCCCGGCCGGCGCATCGACCTGCGCCTGGCCAGCGCATAG
- the sufB gene encoding Fe-S cluster assembly protein SufB, with the protein MATDIRSTSAPAGDIANRPLQNEAIHEQLGRRYEAGFVTDIESDSLPPGLDEDTIRALSAKKNEPEWMTQWRLAAYRHWLTMPMPHWAKLNIAPIDFQALSYYSAPKAKYKSLDEVPEELLETYDKLGVPLHERARLAGVAVDAVFDSVSVGTTFRKELAEKGIVFCSMSEAIREHPELVQKYLGSVVPVGDNYFAALNSAVFSDGSFVFIPKGVRCPMELSTYFRINAGHTGQFERTLIVCEDQAYVSYLEGCTAPMRDENQLHAAVVELVALEDAEIKYSTVQNWYPGDEEGRGGIYNFVTKRGECRGARSKISWTQVETGSAITWKYPSCVLLGDDSVGEFYSVALTHHRQQADTGTKMIHIGKRTKSKIISKGISAGRGQNTYRGLVRVEKHAAGARNHTQCDSLLIGKKCGAHTFPYIEVKHPDATVEHEATTSKISEDQLFYCRSRGIGEEDAVSMIVDGFCKSVFRELPMEFAVEAKKLLEVSLEGSVG; encoded by the coding sequence ATGGCCACCGACATCCGTTCCACGTCCGCTCCGGCGGGCGACATCGCCAATCGTCCGCTTCAGAACGAAGCGATCCACGAGCAGCTCGGCCGTCGCTACGAGGCCGGCTTCGTCACCGACATCGAGTCCGACAGCCTGCCGCCGGGCCTGGACGAGGACACCATCCGCGCCCTGTCGGCGAAGAAGAACGAGCCGGAGTGGATGACCCAGTGGCGCCTGGCCGCCTACCGGCACTGGCTGACCATGCCGATGCCGCATTGGGCCAAGCTCAACATCGCCCCGATCGACTTCCAGGCGCTGAGCTACTACAGCGCGCCCAAGGCCAAGTACAAGTCGCTGGACGAGGTGCCCGAAGAACTGCTCGAGACCTACGACAAGCTCGGCGTGCCGCTGCACGAACGCGCGCGCCTGGCCGGCGTCGCCGTGGACGCGGTGTTCGACTCGGTCTCGGTCGGCACCACCTTCCGCAAGGAGCTGGCCGAGAAAGGCATCGTCTTCTGCTCGATGTCCGAGGCCATCCGCGAGCACCCCGAGCTGGTGCAGAAGTACCTCGGCAGCGTCGTGCCGGTCGGCGACAACTATTTCGCCGCGCTCAATTCGGCGGTGTTCTCCGACGGCAGCTTCGTGTTCATCCCCAAGGGCGTGCGCTGCCCGATGGAGTTGAGCACCTATTTCCGCATCAACGCCGGCCACACCGGCCAGTTCGAGCGCACCCTGATCGTGTGCGAGGACCAGGCCTACGTGTCCTACCTGGAAGGCTGCACCGCGCCGATGCGCGACGAGAACCAGCTGCACGCGGCGGTGGTCGAGCTGGTCGCGCTGGAAGACGCCGAGATCAAGTACTCGACGGTGCAGAACTGGTACCCGGGCGACGAGGAAGGCCGCGGCGGCATCTACAACTTCGTCACCAAGCGCGGCGAATGCCGCGGCGCGCGCAGCAAGATCAGCTGGACCCAGGTCGAGACCGGTTCGGCGATCACCTGGAAGTACCCCAGCTGCGTGCTGCTCGGCGACGACTCGGTGGGCGAGTTCTACTCGGTGGCGCTGACCCACCACCGCCAGCAGGCCGATACCGGCACCAAGATGATCCACATCGGCAAGCGCACCAAGTCGAAGATCATCAGCAAGGGCATCAGCGCCGGGCGCGGCCAGAACACCTACCGCGGCCTGGTGAGAGTGGAGAAGCACGCCGCCGGCGCGCGCAACCACACCCAGTGCGACAGCCTGCTGATCGGCAAGAAGTGCGGCGCGCACACCTTCCCCTACATCGAGGTCAAGCACCCCGACGCCACCGTCGAGCACGAGGCCACCACCTCCAAGATCAGCGAGGACCAGCTGTTCTACTGCCGCTCGCGCGGCATCGGCGAGGAAGACGCGGTGTCGATGATCGTCGACGGCTTCTGCAAGAGCGTGTTCCGCGAGTTGCCGATGGAGTTCGCGGTCGAGGCCAAGAAGCTGCTGGAAGTGTCGCTGGAAGGGTCGGTCGGATGA
- the sufC gene encoding Fe-S cluster assembly ATPase SufC: MLKIQDLHVQVAGKDILKGLSLELQPGKVHAIMGPNGAGKSTLGNVLAGREGYEVVSGTVEFEGRDLLTLEPEERAAAGVFLAFQYPVEIPGVNNTYFLRAALNAQRKARGEAELDSMQFLKLVREKLAVLHLKDELLHRGVNEGFSGGEKKRNEIFQLALLEPKLAILDETDSGLDIDALKAVADGVNALRSPERAFLVITHYQRLLDYIKPDVVHVLADGRIVETGGAELALELEAHGYAWLKDRVAPESAA, translated from the coding sequence ATGTTGAAGATCCAAGACCTCCACGTCCAAGTCGCCGGCAAGGACATCCTCAAGGGCCTGAGCCTGGAGCTGCAGCCGGGCAAGGTCCACGCCATCATGGGCCCGAACGGCGCCGGCAAGTCGACTCTGGGCAACGTGCTCGCCGGCCGCGAAGGCTACGAGGTCGTGTCCGGCACGGTCGAATTCGAAGGCCGCGACCTGCTGACGCTGGAACCGGAGGAGCGCGCCGCCGCCGGCGTGTTCCTGGCCTTCCAGTACCCGGTCGAAATCCCCGGGGTCAACAACACCTACTTCCTGCGCGCCGCGCTCAACGCCCAGCGCAAGGCGCGCGGCGAGGCCGAGCTGGACTCGATGCAGTTCCTCAAGCTGGTGCGCGAGAAGCTGGCCGTGCTGCACCTGAAGGACGAGCTGCTGCACCGCGGCGTCAACGAGGGTTTCAGCGGCGGCGAGAAGAAGCGCAACGAGATCTTCCAGCTGGCCCTGCTCGAGCCCAAGCTGGCGATCCTGGACGAGACCGACTCCGGCCTGGACATCGACGCGCTCAAGGCGGTCGCCGACGGCGTCAACGCGCTGCGCTCGCCGGAGCGCGCGTTCCTGGTCATCACCCACTACCAGCGCCTGCTCGACTACATCAAGCCCGACGTGGTCCATGTGCTGGCCGACGGCCGCATCGTCGAGACCGGCGGCGCCGAGCTGGCGCTGGAACTGGAAGCCCACGGCTACGCCTGGCTGAAGGACCGCGTGGCGCCGGAGAGCGCGGCGTGA
- the sufD gene encoding Fe-S cluster assembly protein SufD, translating into MSALLDAFASAFDALPARDAAGLGATRRAALDAALRDGLPGPRTEAWKYTPLRALERRSFVPAASVAPAADGAALDAAIAGIPAPRAVFHNGRYDAARSDLAGLPAGVSLQPLSQVLAGGDVREANFLARRYERADEVFARLNAALADDGAVLRVEAGVQAQGSVHLVCVASPSENHDSDAKGGPDLAWHLRHLVELREGAALTLVEHQLAVDSHSHFSNALIHVHLAPEANLVHARVQDESLGATAIARTDAVLARSAQYRRIDLELGAALSRHELNAALHGEGAQVLANGVLLASGRRHLDTRLGIDHAGRDSRCELTWRGLGAGRSRAAFHGGILIREGADGSNAALSNKNLLLSEGAEIDTQPVLEIHADEVQAAHGATVGQIDANSLFYLRSRGVPAEQARALLTAAFCRETLAVIEDQDVRAMLEVRLNLALERLQIV; encoded by the coding sequence GTGAGCGCGCTGCTCGACGCCTTCGCGTCGGCCTTCGACGCCCTGCCCGCGCGCGACGCCGCCGGGCTGGGCGCGACCCGCCGCGCCGCCCTCGACGCGGCGCTGCGCGACGGCCTGCCGGGCCCGCGCACCGAGGCCTGGAAGTACACCCCGTTGCGCGCGCTGGAGCGGCGCAGCTTCGTGCCCGCCGCCAGCGTCGCCCCGGCCGCCGACGGCGCCGCGCTCGACGCCGCCATCGCCGGCATCCCGGCGCCGCGCGCGGTGTTCCACAACGGCCGCTACGACGCCGCCCGCTCCGACCTGGCCGGCCTGCCCGCCGGCGTGTCGCTGCAGCCGCTGTCGCAGGTGCTGGCCGGCGGCGACGTGCGCGAGGCCAACTTCCTCGCCCGCCGCTACGAGCGCGCCGACGAAGTGTTCGCCCGCCTCAACGCCGCCCTCGCCGACGACGGCGCGGTGCTGCGGGTGGAGGCCGGCGTGCAGGCGCAGGGCTCGGTGCACCTGGTCTGCGTCGCCAGCCCGAGCGAGAACCACGATTCCGACGCCAAGGGCGGGCCGGACCTGGCCTGGCACCTGCGCCACCTGGTCGAACTGCGCGAGGGCGCGGCGCTGACCCTGGTCGAGCACCAGCTCGCCGTCGACAGCCACAGCCATTTCTCCAACGCCCTGATCCACGTCCACCTGGCCCCCGAGGCCAACCTGGTGCACGCGCGGGTCCAGGACGAATCGCTCGGCGCGACCGCGATCGCCCGCACCGACGCGGTGCTGGCGCGCTCGGCGCAGTACCGACGGATCGACCTCGAGCTCGGCGCGGCGCTGTCGCGCCACGAGCTCAACGCCGCCCTGCACGGCGAGGGCGCGCAGGTGCTGGCCAACGGCGTGCTGCTCGCCAGCGGCCGCCGCCACCTCGACACCCGCCTGGGGATCGACCACGCCGGCCGCGACAGCCGCTGCGAGCTGACCTGGCGCGGCCTCGGAGCCGGCCGCTCGCGCGCCGCCTTCCACGGCGGAATCCTGATCCGCGAGGGCGCCGACGGCAGCAACGCCGCGTTGTCGAACAAGAACCTGCTGCTCAGCGAAGGCGCCGAGATCGACACCCAGCCGGTGCTGGAGATCCACGCCGACGAAGTCCAGGCCGCGCACGGCGCCACGGTCGGCCAGATCGATGCCAACTCCCTGTTCTATCTGCGTTCGCGCGGCGTGCCGGCCGAACAGGCCCGCGCCCTGCTGACCGCCGCGTTCTGTCGCGAGACCCTGGCGGTGATCGAAGACCAGGACGTGCGCGCGATGCTGGAAGTGCGGCTGAACCTGGCGCTGGAACGCTTGCAGATCGTTTGA
- a CDS encoding cysteine desulfurase, which produces MTAALPAAPDWTAVRADFPVLTRQVHGKPLIYFDSANTGQKPAAVIEAVDDFYRRHNANVSRAVHALGTEATEAYEGVRAKLARFLNVRADELVLCSGTTFAINLVAYSWALPRLQPGDAIVLTRMEHHANIVPWQLVAQRTGATIKVAELDELGQLDLAQLYGLLTPEVKLLALTHVSNVLGTVNPVREICREARKRGIVTLVDGSQAAPHRALDVSAIGCDFYAVTGHKMSGPTGTGALWARREHLDAMPPFVGGGEMIKEVRFEGTVFAEGPRKFEAGTPNIAGFVGLGAAVDYLSALGMAQVDAREQELLAHFNAALAEVPGLRVFGRAQEKAAVVSFLIEGAHAHDLATLLDLEGVAIRSGHHCAHPLMQHFGVPATCRASLAYYNTHDEIDAFVAALHKVRKLLA; this is translated from the coding sequence ATGACCGCCGCCCTCCCTGCCGCTCCCGACTGGACCGCCGTCCGCGCCGACTTCCCGGTGCTGACCCGCCAGGTCCACGGCAAGCCGCTGATCTATTTCGACTCGGCCAACACCGGCCAGAAGCCGGCCGCGGTGATCGAGGCGGTGGACGATTTCTATCGCCGCCACAACGCCAACGTCAGCCGCGCCGTGCATGCGCTCGGCACCGAGGCCACCGAGGCCTACGAAGGCGTGCGGGCCAAGCTGGCGCGCTTCCTCAACGTGCGCGCCGACGAGTTGGTGCTGTGCAGCGGCACCACCTTCGCGATCAACCTGGTCGCCTACTCCTGGGCCCTGCCGCGGCTGCAGCCGGGCGACGCGATCGTGCTGACCCGGATGGAGCACCACGCCAACATCGTGCCCTGGCAGTTGGTCGCCCAGCGCACCGGCGCGACGATCAAGGTCGCCGAACTCGACGAGTTGGGCCAGCTCGACCTGGCCCAGCTCTACGGCCTGCTCACCCCCGAGGTGAAGCTGCTGGCCCTGACCCATGTCTCCAACGTGCTCGGCACAGTCAACCCGGTGCGCGAGATCTGCCGCGAGGCGCGCAAGCGCGGCATCGTCACGCTGGTGGACGGCTCGCAGGCGGCGCCGCACCGCGCCCTCGACGTGAGCGCGATCGGCTGCGATTTCTACGCCGTCACCGGCCACAAGATGAGCGGCCCGACCGGCACCGGCGCGCTGTGGGCGCGGCGCGAACATCTCGACGCGATGCCGCCGTTCGTCGGCGGCGGCGAGATGATCAAGGAAGTGCGATTCGAAGGCACCGTGTTCGCCGAGGGTCCGCGCAAGTTCGAGGCCGGCACGCCCAACATCGCCGGCTTCGTCGGCCTGGGCGCGGCGGTGGATTACCTCTCGGCGCTGGGCATGGCCCAGGTCGACGCGCGCGAACAGGAGCTGCTGGCCCACTTCAACGCCGCCCTGGCCGAAGTACCGGGGCTGCGCGTGTTCGGCCGGGCGCAGGAGAAGGCGGCGGTGGTGAGCTTCCTGATCGAAGGCGCGCACGCCCACGACCTGGCCACCCTGCTCGACCTGGAGGGCGTGGCGATCCGCTCCGGCCACCACTGCGCGCATCCGCTGATGCAGCACTTCGGCGTGCCGGCGACCTGCCGCGCCTCGCTCGCCTACTACAACACCCACGACGAGATCGACGCCTTCGTCGCCGCCCTCCACAAAGTCCGCAAGCTGCTCGCATGA
- a CDS encoding GNAT family N-acetyltransferase, whose amino-acid sequence MTAPDSLRFRHATVADTDAIVALVESAYRGDSSRVGWTTEADFLDGRRTGPDEIHAFLAKPDSVILLGERGAADGQVELLACAHVAIEDGAGYFGMFSVKPTLQGGGIGKRMIEESERIAREDWRLPSIRMTVINVREELIQFYLRRGYVRTGTIKPFPYGDARFGLPKRDDLSFEVLEKTF is encoded by the coding sequence ATGACCGCCCCCGACTCCCTGCGCTTCCGCCACGCCACCGTGGCCGACACCGACGCCATCGTCGCCCTGGTCGAATCGGCCTACCGCGGCGATTCCAGCCGGGTCGGCTGGACCACCGAGGCCGACTTCCTCGACGGCCGCCGCACCGGTCCGGACGAAATCCACGCCTTCCTGGCCAAGCCCGACAGCGTGATCCTGCTCGGCGAGCGCGGCGCCGCCGACGGCCAGGTCGAGCTGCTGGCCTGCGCCCATGTCGCGATCGAGGACGGCGCCGGCTATTTCGGCATGTTCTCGGTCAAGCCGACCCTGCAGGGCGGCGGCATCGGCAAGCGCATGATCGAAGAATCCGAACGCATCGCGCGCGAGGACTGGCGGCTGCCGTCGATCCGCATGACCGTGATCAACGTGCGCGAGGAACTGATCCAGTTCTACCTGCGCCGCGGTTACGTGCGCACCGGCACGATCAAGCCCTTCCCCTACGGCGACGCGCGTTTCGGCCTGCCCAAGCGCGACGACCTCAGCTTCGAAGTGCTCGAGAAGACGTTCTGA